In Morococcus cerebrosus, a single genomic region encodes these proteins:
- a CDS encoding NAD(P)/FAD-dependent oxidoreductase, translated as MIHPNFKEYLPSYYFSTINPHAAYPKLEGRLKTETCVIGGGLTGLCTALPLAENGHEVIVLEAARVGFGASGRSGGQVISDYACGMEEIEKQVGLEQARWFWQQSLQAVELVDERVKKHQIACDWQRGYATVAIRPQHWEELQQWHEHARQHYGATHYQLWDKATLKQQLASDIYLGAQFDPHSGHLHPLNYTLGIARAATEAGAQIFEQSPMTRIEPYQGGWLVHTPDGSIECQNLVYAVNTYAGLHQKFKPLEKKAIAVSTFIIATEPLGERAKELIRNNMAVCDNRHVLDYYRLSADGRLLFGGKDNEFIDDPDRMTELVRQDMLKVFPQLADVKIEHSWGGECDITANLAPHFGRLAPNVYYAQGYSGHGMAITGIAGLAIAEAIMGDDGRLKPFEKLKHPSIITQPFLRKLGSFLGSKYYQWKDSR; from the coding sequence ATGATTCATCCCAATTTCAAAGAATACCTTCCCTCCTATTATTTCAGCACCATCAATCCCCACGCCGCTTATCCCAAGCTTGAAGGTCGTCTGAAAACCGAGACCTGCGTTATCGGCGGAGGATTGACAGGACTTTGCACCGCCCTTCCCCTTGCCGAAAACGGACACGAAGTGATCGTACTCGAAGCCGCACGCGTCGGCTTCGGCGCATCAGGGCGCAGCGGCGGGCAAGTCATCAGCGATTACGCCTGCGGTATGGAAGAAATCGAAAAACAAGTCGGCTTGGAACAAGCCCGCTGGTTTTGGCAGCAATCCCTGCAAGCCGTCGAACTCGTTGACGAACGGGTTAAAAAACATCAAATCGCCTGCGACTGGCAGCGCGGCTATGCCACCGTCGCCATCCGCCCGCAGCATTGGGAAGAATTGCAACAATGGCATGAACACGCCCGACAACATTACGGCGCTACCCATTACCAACTCTGGGATAAAGCCACGCTCAAGCAACAACTTGCCAGCGATATATACTTGGGCGCACAGTTCGACCCCCATTCCGGCCACCTCCATCCGCTCAACTACACCCTGGGCATCGCCCGCGCCGCCACCGAAGCAGGCGCTCAGATTTTCGAACAGTCCCCGATGACCCGTATCGAACCCTATCAAGGCGGCTGGCTCGTCCATACCCCGGACGGCAGCATCGAATGTCAAAACCTCGTGTATGCCGTCAACACCTACGCCGGTTTGCATCAAAAATTCAAGCCGTTGGAAAAAAAAGCCATCGCCGTCAGCACCTTCATCATCGCCACCGAACCGCTGGGCGAACGCGCCAAAGAACTCATCCGCAACAACATGGCCGTCTGCGACAACCGCCACGTCCTCGACTACTACCGCCTCAGCGCCGACGGCCGCCTGCTCTTCGGCGGCAAAGACAACGAGTTCATCGACGATCCCGACCGCATGACCGAGCTTGTCCGCCAAGACATGCTCAAAGTCTTCCCCCAGCTTGCCGATGTCAAAATCGAACATTCATGGGGTGGCGAATGCGACATTACCGCCAACCTCGCCCCCCACTTCGGCAGGCTCGCGCCCAATGTTTACTATGCCCAAGGCTACTCGGGACACGGCATGGCGATTACCGGCATAGCAGGCCTTGCCATCGCCGAAGCCATCATGGGTGACGATGGTCGTCTGAAACCGTTTGAAAAACTCAAACACCCCAGCATCATTACCCAACCTTTCCTGCGCAAACTCGGCTCCTTCCTCGGCTCGAAATATTACCAATGGAAAGACAGCCGTTAA
- a CDS encoding NMB0938 family lipoprotein — protein MIKNNTSQFFLLSVAVLLAACSPEKQDKVKESAASVPLSSVFEKSNTNDKTVETDINKVESAPSSNCTNLHQIGGIDDFVRQVAENIDSSCLFERSPKELAAIWGIPGGDDPLEQALFPDIDPNDPKNVDKVIEAIDQMGKGERSYNQQAVEPVVQEMKALRRRDTLVLSTGKQTSQGSDQPLRVTHNFDIEGTPEYLKKHGGGFGGSFQNISQLPEYLKAHGKIFEAQRVFRLFNHDRSPDKPYLEIVFDESGKIVSITVYENVSNPASGIHLM, from the coding sequence ATGATCAAAAACAATACATCCCAATTTTTCTTATTATCCGTCGCCGTCTTATTGGCGGCTTGCTCTCCTGAAAAACAGGATAAGGTAAAAGAATCTGCCGCTTCTGTGCCTTTATCTTCTGTTTTCGAGAAATCCAATACAAATGATAAGACCGTAGAAACGGACATAAACAAAGTAGAAAGCGCACCTTCTTCAAATTGCACCAACCTGCATCAGATTGGCGGCATTGATGATTTTGTCCGTCAGGTTGCCGAGAATATCGATTCCAGTTGTTTGTTTGAACGCAGCCCTAAAGAATTGGCGGCGATTTGGGGCATTCCCGGCGGAGATGATCCGCTGGAGCAGGCACTGTTCCCTGATATTGATCCGAATGATCCTAAAAACGTTGATAAAGTGATAGAGGCTATTGATCAGATGGGAAAAGGGGAGCGGAGCTATAATCAGCAGGCGGTTGAACCGGTGGTACAAGAAATGAAAGCACTCAGGCGTCGGGATACTTTGGTTTTATCAACAGGCAAACAGACAAGCCAAGGTTCGGATCAGCCGCTGAGGGTAACGCACAATTTCGACATAGAAGGAACGCCGGAATATCTTAAGAAACATGGCGGCGGGTTTGGCGGTAGTTTTCAAAACATCAGCCAGTTGCCCGAATATTTGAAAGCACACGGAAAGATTTTTGAGGCGCAAAGGGTATTCCGCCTTTTCAACCACGACCGCAGCCCTGATAAGCCCTATCTGGAAATTGTGTTTGACGAAAGTGGAAAAATCGTTTCGATTACCGTATATGAAAATGTTTCCAATCCGGCAAGCGGGATTCATTTGATGTAA
- the yfaE gene encoding class I ribonucleotide reductase maintenance protein YfaE has product MALISTHDKTFELQEGETLLEGLERTGHEVEYQCRSGYCGSCRVKILDGRVSYDDFPLAFVAPGEILPCCCRVNEDIKVDCRGRVSEPDLFDVGLFDEQE; this is encoded by the coding sequence ATGGCACTTATCAGCACACACGACAAAACCTTCGAGCTTCAAGAGGGAGAAACCTTATTGGAGGGCTTGGAGCGCACCGGCCACGAGGTCGAATACCAGTGCCGCAGCGGCTATTGCGGTTCCTGTCGCGTCAAAATATTGGACGGCAGGGTGTCCTACGACGATTTCCCGCTGGCCTTTGTCGCGCCCGGTGAAATTCTGCCGTGTTGCTGTCGGGTAAATGAAGACATTAAGGTTGATTGCCGCGGGCGGGTGAGTGAACCGGATTTGTTCGATGTCGGCTTGTTTGATGAACAGGAATAA
- the nrdB gene encoding class Ia ribonucleoside-diphosphate reductase subunit beta, with product MSYSTFSKTKNDALKEPMFFGQPVNVARYDQQKYEVFEKLIEKQLSFFWRPEEIDVSRDRIDYANLPEHEKHIFISNLKYQTLLDSIQGRSPNVALLPLVSIPELETWIETWSFSETIHSRSYTHIIRNIVNDPSVVFDDIVQNEYIIARAEDIACYYDDLIEYTQYYNLLGEGTHNVGGKLVTVSLRELKKKLYLCLMCVNVLEAIRFYVSFACSFAFAERELMEGNAKIIKLIARDEALHLTSTQHMLNLMRAGSDDPEMAEIAVELQDECFKLFKKAAEQEKEWAAYLFKDGSMIGLNKEILAQYVEYITNLRMQAVGLPAGFEGATQNPIPWINAWLSSDNVQVAPQEVEISSYLIGQIDSEVSADDLGDFEL from the coding sequence ATGTCATACAGCACCTTTTCCAAAACCAAAAACGATGCGCTTAAAGAGCCTATGTTTTTCGGTCAGCCGGTGAATGTCGCTCGTTATGATCAGCAGAAATACGAAGTATTTGAAAAACTGATTGAAAAACAATTGTCGTTTTTCTGGCGGCCGGAAGAAATCGACGTGTCGCGCGACCGTATTGACTACGCCAACTTGCCCGAACACGAAAAACACATTTTCATCAGCAATCTGAAATACCAAACCCTGCTCGATTCCATTCAAGGCCGCAGTCCGAACGTTGCCTTGCTGCCTTTGGTGTCGATTCCCGAGCTGGAAACTTGGATTGAAACGTGGAGCTTCAGCGAAACCATCCACTCGCGCAGCTATACTCACATCATTCGCAATATCGTCAATGATCCCTCGGTTGTGTTCGATGACATCGTGCAGAACGAATACATCATCGCCCGCGCCGAAGACATCGCCTGTTATTACGATGATTTGATCGAATACACCCAGTATTACAACCTGTTGGGAGAAGGGACGCATAATGTCGGCGGCAAGCTCGTTACCGTGTCTTTGCGCGAGTTGAAGAAAAAACTCTATCTCTGCCTGATGTGCGTCAACGTGTTGGAGGCCATCCGTTTCTACGTTTCATTCGCCTGCTCGTTTGCCTTTGCCGAGCGCGAGTTGATGGAAGGCAACGCCAAAATCATCAAACTGATTGCCCGCGACGAAGCCCTGCACCTGACCAGCACCCAGCATATGCTCAACCTGATGCGTGCCGGTTCAGACGACCCTGAAATGGCGGAAATCGCCGTCGAATTGCAGGACGAATGTTTCAAACTCTTCAAAAAAGCGGCGGAGCAGGAAAAAGAATGGGCGGCCTATCTGTTTAAAGACGGTTCCATGATTGGTCTGAACAAGGAAATTCTGGCGCAATACGTCGAATACATCACCAACCTGCGTATGCAGGCGGTCGGTCTGCCTGCCGGATTCGAAGGTGCGACCCAAAACCCGATTCCGTGGATTAACGCGTGGCTGTCGTCCGACAACGTACAAGTCGCGCCGCAGGAAGTGGAAATTTCTTCTTACTTAATCGGTCAGATCGATTCGGAAGTCAGCGCGGACGATTTGGGCGATTTCGAACTATAA
- a CDS encoding Abi family protein, translating to MQSKQIKEPKLWKSYDEQLEILRSRGLQIDDEKKALGYLRTIGYYRLSGYFYSFRQFAPENPKSRLDEFITDTRFEDVKSLYMFDKKLRQLALDALERIEVALRVNIAHTLGRHGPLAYKDSKYSTPGFDHAEWLDRHNKLVEREKKTSFVKHHLEHYADLPVWVACEVWDFGTMSMLYKGMLNKDKDPIAKLYRLKDGKHLQTHLHAFNFIRNVSAHHSRLWNRDITFKASLKGLSDAEWKSLSINKPFVYFCLMKRMLDVICPRTEWGSRLLALLDEFPDVVNKAVSLRDMGLENDPRNWRLWQR from the coding sequence ATGCAAAGCAAGCAGATAAAAGAACCCAAGCTTTGGAAATCTTACGATGAGCAGTTGGAAATTCTGAGAAGTAGAGGATTGCAGATTGATGATGAGAAAAAGGCATTAGGATATTTACGCACCATCGGTTATTACCGATTAAGCGGTTATTTTTACTCTTTCCGACAATTTGCTCCTGAAAATCCTAAGAGCAGGTTGGATGAGTTTATTACAGATACTCGTTTTGAAGATGTCAAAAGCCTTTATATGTTCGATAAGAAATTGCGGCAATTGGCATTAGATGCACTGGAAAGAATTGAAGTAGCTCTTCGGGTAAATATTGCCCATACATTGGGGCGGCATGGTCCCTTGGCTTACAAGGATAGCAAATATTCTACCCCAGGCTTCGACCATGCTGAATGGCTGGATAGGCATAACAAGCTGGTCGAGCGCGAAAAGAAAACCAGTTTTGTTAAACATCATTTGGAACATTATGCCGACTTACCTGTCTGGGTAGCCTGCGAAGTATGGGATTTCGGCACGATGTCTATGCTGTATAAAGGGATGTTGAATAAAGATAAAGACCCTATTGCCAAATTGTATCGTTTGAAAGATGGTAAGCATCTACAAACACATCTGCACGCATTTAACTTTATTCGCAACGTTTCGGCACATCACAGTCGATTATGGAATAGAGACATTACGTTTAAAGCCAGCTTGAAAGGTTTGTCTGATGCAGAATGGAAATCACTGTCTATCAATAAACCGTTTGTGTATTTTTGCTTGATGAAACGGATGTTGGATGTTATTTGTCCGAGAACCGAATGGGGAAGCCGTCTCCTTGCTTTACTGGATGAGTTTCCTGATGTCGTGAATAAAGCTGTAAGTTTGCGCGATATGGGTTTGGAAAATGATCCGCGAAACTGGAGATTGTGGCAAAGATAA
- the nrdA gene encoding class 1a ribonucleoside-diphosphate reductase subunit alpha has product MNAPTDLKVTKRDGRLENLDLDKIHRVVTWAAEGLKNVSVSQVELKSHIQFYNGIRTDDIHETIIKAAADLISQDTPDYQYLAARLAIFHLRKIAYGEFEPPHLFDHVKKLTDAGKYDRHIIEDYSREEFDELNTYIDHSRDMTFSYAAVKQLEGKYLVQNRVTRQIYETPQFLYILVAMCLFSKYPKETRLDYVKRFYDAVSTFKVSLPTPIMSGVRTPTRQFSSCVLIECDDSLDSINATTSAIVKYVSQRAGIGINAGRIRGLGSEIRGGEAQHTGCIPFFKMFQAAVKSCSQGGVRGGAATLFYPLWHIEAESLLVLKNNRGVEDNRIRQLDYGVQINRLLYTRLIKGGNITLFSPNEVPGLYDAFFADQDEFERLYTKYEQDPNIRKRTLSATDLFSTLMQERAGTGRIYIQNVDHCNTHSPFDPRVAPVHQSNLCMEIALPTKPLDNINDPNGEIALCTLSAFNLGALNSLDELEGLADLTVRALDALLDYQDYPVEAARTATMNRRTLGIGVINYAYYLAKNGVRYSDDSALGLTHRTFEAMQYYLLKASVNLAKEYGACPLFNQTVYSQGKLPIDTYKKDLDAVCSEPLLCDWESLRADIVKYGLRNSTLTALMPSETSSQIANATNGIEPPRGLVTVKASKDGILKQVVPEFETLKDAYETLWQLPGNEGYLKLVGVMQKFVDQAISANTAYDPGKFEGNKVSMKQMLKDLLTAYKYGVKTLYYHNTRDGADDTQTDIQDDGCAGGACKI; this is encoded by the coding sequence ATGAATGCACCGACTGATTTGAAAGTAACCAAGCGCGACGGACGTTTGGAAAATCTCGACTTAGACAAAATCCACCGCGTCGTTACTTGGGCGGCGGAAGGCTTGAAAAACGTTTCCGTATCGCAAGTCGAGCTCAAATCGCACATCCAGTTTTACAACGGCATCCGCACCGACGACATCCACGAAACCATCATCAAGGCGGCTGCCGACCTGATTTCGCAGGATACGCCCGACTATCAATATCTCGCTGCGCGTTTGGCGATTTTCCACCTGCGCAAAATCGCTTACGGCGAGTTCGAACCGCCGCATCTCTTCGACCACGTTAAAAAACTCACCGATGCGGGCAAATACGACCGCCACATCATCGAAGATTACAGCCGCGAAGAGTTTGACGAGCTGAATACCTATATCGACCACAGCCGCGACATGACCTTTTCCTACGCTGCCGTGAAGCAGCTCGAAGGCAAATATCTGGTGCAGAACCGCGTGACCCGCCAGATTTATGAAACGCCGCAGTTTTTATATATTTTGGTGGCGATGTGCCTCTTCAGCAAATACCCGAAAGAGACCCGTTTGGATTACGTCAAACGCTTTTACGACGCCGTTTCTACATTTAAAGTATCGCTGCCGACCCCGATTATGAGCGGCGTGCGCACGCCTACGCGCCAGTTCTCAAGCTGCGTATTGATTGAATGCGACGATAGTTTGGATTCCATCAACGCCACCACCAGCGCGATTGTGAAATACGTTTCCCAACGTGCGGGCATCGGTATCAACGCCGGACGTATCCGCGGCTTGGGCAGCGAAATCCGCGGCGGCGAAGCGCAACACACCGGCTGCATCCCGTTTTTCAAAATGTTCCAAGCGGCGGTTAAATCCTGCTCGCAGGGCGGCGTGCGCGGCGGCGCGGCAACTTTGTTCTATCCCTTGTGGCATATCGAAGCCGAAAGCCTGTTGGTGTTGAAAAACAACCGTGGCGTGGAAGACAACCGCATCCGCCAGTTGGACTATGGCGTGCAAATCAACCGCCTGCTGTACACCCGCCTGATTAAAGGCGGCAACATCACGCTGTTCTCGCCCAACGAAGTTCCCGGCCTGTACGACGCATTTTTTGCCGACCAAGACGAATTCGAGCGTCTCTACACAAAATACGAGCAAGATCCGAACATCCGCAAACGCACCTTGTCGGCTACCGATTTGTTTTCCACGCTGATGCAGGAACGCGCCGGAACGGGACGTATCTACATCCAAAACGTTGACCACTGCAACACGCACAGCCCGTTTGACCCGCGCGTCGCGCCCGTGCACCAGTCCAACCTATGCATGGAAATCGCCCTGCCGACCAAACCGCTGGACAACATCAACGACCCGAACGGCGAAATCGCCCTGTGTACCCTGTCCGCCTTCAACTTGGGCGCATTAAACAGCTTGGATGAGCTGGAAGGGCTTGCCGATTTGACCGTGCGCGCACTCGATGCCTTGTTGGATTATCAAGACTATCCGGTCGAAGCCGCCCGCACCGCGACCATGAACCGCCGCACGCTCGGCATCGGCGTTATCAACTACGCCTACTATCTGGCGAAAAACGGCGTCCGTTACAGCGACGATTCCGCGCTTGGCCTGACCCACCGCACCTTTGAAGCCATGCAGTATTACCTGCTCAAAGCATCGGTGAACCTCGCCAAAGAATACGGCGCATGCCCGCTGTTCAACCAAACCGTTTATTCGCAAGGCAAATTGCCCATCGACACCTACAAAAAAGACTTGGATGCCGTGTGCAGCGAACCGCTGTTGTGTGACTGGGAAAGCCTGCGCGCCGACATCGTCAAATACGGTCTGCGCAACTCCACCCTGACCGCACTCATGCCGTCTGAAACCAGTTCGCAAATCGCCAACGCCACCAACGGCATCGAGCCTCCGCGCGGACTGGTAACGGTTAAAGCATCGAAAGACGGTATCCTGAAACAGGTCGTACCGGAATTTGAAACCCTGAAAGACGCCTACGAAACCCTGTGGCAGCTTCCGGGCAACGAAGGCTACCTGAAACTTGTCGGCGTGATGCAAAAATTCGTCGATCAGGCGATTTCCGCCAACACTGCCTACGACCCGGGCAAATTTGAAGGCAACAAAGTTTCCATGAAACAAATGCTCAAAGACCTGCTGACCGCCTACAAATACGGCGTCAAAACCCTGTACTACCACAACACCCGCGACGGAGCGGACGATACGCAGACTGATATTCAGGATGACGGCTGCGCAGGCGGGGCTTGTAAGATTTAA
- the hscB gene encoding Fe-S protein assembly co-chaperone HscB yields the protein MSQYFTLFQLEPAFDIDAESLEQTYRALAARFHPDKFASASAFEQKQAVMMSSTINDAYRTLKNPIDRAAYLLKTLGIDADAPEHTSFAPEFLMQQMEWRETLMDAQMAQNNEALRALDQEISREQDKLYQDLQTAFAGKDHETAAQWVRHGRFLNKLRNEIAAALQD from the coding sequence ATGTCTCAATATTTCACACTCTTCCAGCTTGAACCCGCTTTCGATATCGACGCCGAAAGCTTGGAGCAAACCTACCGCGCCTTGGCTGCCCGTTTCCATCCCGATAAATTCGCTTCAGCCTCCGCCTTCGAACAAAAGCAGGCAGTGATGATGTCTTCCACCATCAACGATGCCTACCGCACCTTGAAAAATCCCATCGACCGCGCCGCGTATCTGTTGAAAACGTTGGGCATAGACGCCGACGCGCCGGAGCATACCTCTTTTGCTCCTGAATTTCTCATGCAGCAAATGGAATGGCGCGAAACGCTGATGGATGCGCAAATGGCGCAAAACAACGAAGCCCTGCGCGCGTTGGACCAAGAAATCAGCCGCGAACAAGACAAGCTGTATCAAGATTTGCAGACGGCCTTTGCCGGGAAAGACCACGAAACCGCCGCCCAATGGGTGCGCCACGGCAGGTTTTTAAACAAACTGCGCAACGAAATCGCCGCCGCGTTGCAAGATTAA
- a CDS encoding alternative ribosome-rescue factor A, producing the protein MSSKVQHNKGKIRDNALKALVKSDLFRHKVERKRKGKGSYNRQEAKKWRDGFDTVPPFLCLKRGSSRRSRKSL; encoded by the coding sequence ATGAGCAGTAAAGTGCAGCACAATAAAGGCAAAATACGCGACAATGCTTTAAAAGCCTTAGTGAAATCCGATTTGTTCCGACACAAGGTGGAACGGAAAAGAAAAGGCAAAGGCAGCTACAACAGGCAGGAAGCGAAAAAATGGCGGGACGGTTTTGATACTGTCCCGCCATTTTTATGTCTTAAACGTGGAAGCTCTCGCCGCAGCCGCAAGAGTCTTTGA
- the iscA gene encoding iron-sulfur cluster assembly protein IscA, producing MITITENAAKHINSYLTKRGKGLGVRLGVKTSGCSGMAYNLEFVDEVNEDDLIFEEHGARVYIDPKSLVYLDGTQVDYTKEGLQEGFKFENPNVKDSCGCGESFHV from the coding sequence ATGATTACCATCACAGAAAACGCAGCCAAACACATCAACAGCTACCTGACCAAGCGCGGCAAAGGCTTGGGCGTGCGCTTGGGTGTGAAAACCAGCGGCTGCTCGGGCATGGCGTATAACCTTGAATTTGTCGATGAAGTGAACGAAGACGACCTGATTTTTGAAGAACACGGCGCGCGCGTTTATATTGACCCGAAAAGCTTGGTTTATCTGGACGGCACGCAAGTCGATTACACCAAAGAAGGTTTGCAGGAAGGTTTCAAATTTGAAAACCCGAATGTCAAAGACTCTTGCGGCTGCGGCGAGAGCTTCCACGTTTAA
- a CDS encoding recombinase RecA: MPFTDEEAQSLLAVKGIGKTVLQRLQQMGLDDVTTLAAANLDDVLEQGAKLTGSTCWKNSPQAKAAVSAAIEWAKQRFQTT, translated from the coding sequence ATGCCTTTTACCGATGAAGAGGCCCAATCCCTGCTTGCCGTCAAAGGCATAGGTAAAACTGTATTGCAGCGTTTGCAGCAAATGGGTTTGGATGATGTTACCACGCTGGCGGCAGCGAATTTGGATGACGTTTTGGAACAAGGCGCAAAATTGACCGGCTCGACTTGTTGGAAAAACAGTCCGCAGGCAAAAGCTGCCGTTTCCGCCGCGATAGAGTGGGCAAAACAGCGTTTTCAGACGACCTGA
- a CDS encoding IS5 family transposase (programmed frameshift): protein MNRKTYPSDISREQFAPLLPLLESARKRTAPRQVDLYDVFCAILYLQRTGCSWRALPGDFPKWRTVHSYFQRWTEPRESGISILEEALKNQVVAERRKQGRHEATTFLIIDAQSVKNTDTAMEKGYDAGKKISGIKRHIAVDTQGLPHALAVTTADVTDRKGCLVALERGRDNLGAIQKILADGGYTGKAFTSSVQELIGAEVEIAKRNELHRFAVLPKRWVVERSFSWLEKNRRLWKNCERKLSTSLQMVALAFLGVLLRRL, encoded by the exons ATGAACAGAAAAACCTACCCAAGCGATATCAGTCGCGAGCAATTTGCGCCTCTCCTTCCCCTGCTGGAAAGTGCCCGTAAACGCACAGCGCCACGCCAGGTGGACTTGTACGATGTCTTTTGTGCCATTCTCTACCTGCAACGCACTGGCTGCTCCTGGCGCGCTTTGCCGGGCGACTTCCCCAAATGGCGCACCGTGCATTCCTACTTCCAGAGATGGACCGAACCACGCGAGAGTGGCATCAGCATCCTTGAGGAAGCATTA AAAAATCAGGTAGTTGCGGAGCGCCGCAAGCAGGGGCGCCATGAAGCAACTACTTTCCTGATTATTGATGCGCAGAGTGTGAAGAACACGGATACCGCCATGGAAAAAGGCTACGATGCGGGCAAGAAGATTAGCGGTATCAAGCGACATATAGCGGTTGACACGCAAGGTTTGCCGCATGCCCTTGCGGTAACGACGGCGGATGTTACGGATAGAAAAGGCTGCCTGGTGGCATTGGAACGTGGGCGGGATAATCTTGGTGCGATACAAAAAATCCTTGCTGACGGTGGTTACACGGGTAAGGCATTTACTTCGTCGGTACAGGAGTTGATTGGTGCAGAGGTAGAGATTGCCAAACGAAACGAATTGCACCGTTTTGCAGTATTGCCGAAGCGATGGGTAGTAGAGCGCAGCTTTTCCTGGTTGGAAAAGAACAGGCGGCTTTGGAAAAACTGCGAGCGTAAGTTGAGTACCAGTCTGCAAATGGTAGCTTTGGCTTTCTTGGGAGTCCTGCTACGAAGACTATGA
- the iscU gene encoding Fe-S cluster assembly scaffold IscU: MAYSDKVIDHYENPRNVGTFDKDDESVGTGMVGAPACGDVMRLQIKVNDEGIIEDAKFKTYGCGSAIASSSLITEWVKGKSLDDALAIKNSEIAEELELPPVKIHCSILAEDAVKAAVADYRKRQENK, encoded by the coding sequence ATGGCATACAGCGATAAAGTAATCGATCACTATGAAAACCCCCGCAACGTCGGTACTTTCGACAAAGACGACGAGTCTGTCGGCACCGGCATGGTCGGCGCGCCCGCCTGCGGCGACGTTATGCGCCTGCAAATCAAAGTGAACGACGAAGGCATCATCGAAGACGCTAAATTCAAAACTTACGGCTGCGGCTCCGCCATCGCTTCGTCCAGCCTGATTACCGAGTGGGTAAAAGGTAAAAGCCTGGATGACGCGCTGGCAATCAAAAACAGCGAAATCGCCGAAGAATTGGAACTGCCGCCTGTGAAAATCCACTGCTCCATCTTGGCTGAAGATGCGGTAAAAGCGGCTGTTGCCGACTATCGCAAACGTCAGGAAAACAAATAA
- a CDS encoding putative adenosine monophosphate-protein transferase Fic — protein MSKYGGEDTIYMNGGVFKNKLSIQDSELLKTAEKEFSAVRAQYLLLQPITDNFDLAHLQTIHRELFGDVYDWAGEIRRIDISKGNTRFANFAFIENESRKLLEKLRNENYLQGLDKDKFAERVAYYLGELNVLHPFREGNGRTLRLFMTQLAMKNGLQIHWQNISAEQMIQACIQAYHADSSLLARLILENLEQSSFSDD, from the coding sequence ATGAGCAAATACGGCGGAGAAGACACTATTTATATGAATGGAGGCGTATTTAAAAACAAGCTCTCCATCCAAGATAGTGAATTGCTGAAAACCGCCGAAAAAGAATTTTCCGCTGTTCGCGCCCAATATCTGCTTTTGCAACCCATTACGGACAATTTTGATTTGGCCCATTTACAGACTATTCATCGCGAACTGTTTGGCGATGTTTATGATTGGGCAGGCGAAATCCGGCGGATTGATATTTCCAAAGGTAATACCCGATTTGCCAATTTTGCTTTTATCGAAAACGAAAGCCGTAAACTTTTAGAGAAGCTGCGAAACGAAAACTATTTGCAGGGGTTGGATAAAGATAAATTCGCCGAGCGTGTAGCCTATTATTTGGGCGAGTTGAACGTCCTACATCCTTTTCGTGAAGGAAACGGCAGAACATTGCGCCTGTTTATGACGCAATTGGCAATGAAAAACGGTTTGCAGATACATTGGCAAAATATCTCTGCCGAACAAATGATTCAAGCCTGTATTCAGGCATACCATGCCGATAGCAGCTTATTGGCACGCCTAATTTTAGAAAATTTAGAACAATCGTCTTTTTCAGACGACTAA
- a CDS encoding antitoxin VbhA family protein — MSLQIQEQHHLPQTTHSIIGSWRMEQLNISLETIHDMQRLVEGKISLDEALDGIKQRMAEK; from the coding sequence ATGTCCCTACAAATTCAGGAACAGCATCATTTGCCGCAAACGACGCATTCCATTATTGGTTCGTGGCGGATGGAGCAGTTGAACATCAGTCTAGAGACCATACATGATATGCAGCGTTTGGTGGAAGGCAAAATCAGTTTGGATGAGGCTTTGGACGGCATCAAACAAAGAATGGCGGAAAAATGA